aatatgtatgttgcATGTATTATAATGAGTCAGTGAAAATAGGGTCATCTATTTACTAAAGCAACGTCTCAATAACATCAGAATAGATCGCATAAATTAACTCGAACCAACAAATTTGCGCTCGATAGATATTCTTTCGAGCATGCTGTCAGAAAAAATTTCCATCTATCCGCTGTTCATAAATCGATGGAACGATCGATGAGATCTGCATGAATACCAGATTGCAACAATCTGTTAAACAGCACGAATACATTGTTGGACATCCGCGCGCGAACAATTTAATTTTCGCCGCAGAGAatccctgtgtgtgtgtgtgtgtgtgtgtatctcgTGTAAGTTCCACTTCAGCATTGAATCGAGCTGCATTTCGACGGTCTATAAAAGAACGAAATGACGGGAAGGACTTTTCGGAGGGTGGGTGGGGGGCAATCTTGAGAGAGACGTCGGGAGAAGAATTGTGCGTCGGGGGTTACTGAAACAGAAGTGGGACACTCGCGGCGAAAGGGGTTGGCCCTCGCGCACTGTGACAACGGCAAAACTCGAAACGACGTCGTCGTCGGACTTGGCTTCCGGCCATTTCCCGGCTATCGATCCACGAAGCGTTACGAAGCTGCCCCACGTGCAATTATAGGTATATCGTGTGTATATAACACCGGCAACTAGGTGCATTATCCTTGTCCCGCAAGGATGatccacaaaaaaaatttatgcgtcGCCCCTAGGGACGACCCTTGATTAATTATCCAAGAAGATAAACTATCCTATCGTGGTAATTTACATCAGTTATCATTTGAATTTACTGAATTGATGATCAATCGTCATTTTAGTTGACATTCAGTCGTAATATTTTTTGAGACATAACATTGCAAATCAATTGCGATCCAATATCTGATACCTCACGTTTACTTTCGGACTTCATGTTTCTTCTTTGCGTACTTACGATAATGGTAAAATAAtgatgttaatatattataaatctcTGTAACATTGACATTAACATGCGTTATATTAATATAGCGCTGGCcgcatgaaaaaaaaagacgcTGGCTATTCTTGGCGCGAGATAAATCGGTGTGAACGACTCCAGGTGCATACACCGAGGAAACCCCTCGCAATCGTTGGCAAACCCGTAGCCGGTGAACAGTCGCACACGTATACGGTCGGAAGCGACCCAAATGCGAGCACAAACGTAGATTAATAACGCTGCTGCGATAATGAAATTGTAACACGTGGCACGTGAAATTTGCAGTTACATTCTCCGCGCGACGTGCCCCCATCGACCCAGAAATCGACCCGGAAATCTTCCCAGCACGACGGATCGATGTACATTTTACGCCATTCTCAAAAGCGAATTCGGGCAACGCGAGAAAGAGAGTACGCATTGTGGGAACGTGAAGAGCCAGATTTGTCATCAACGTCGTCGTAATCGCGTTTCGGTCAGGTGTAAGGAACACGGTGAGAGTCCGCCCTACATGAGTACGACACGAGCGTACGTTTCCACGTATGCGTGGAATCGATAACTGGGAATTAGTCTGCCCGGCTGTCTCCCAGAACTAAAATGCGAGCGTACGGCGGGAGAAAAATTTAGTCGATCGCCCTTAGGAACCGATGTATTCACGCGACTTCTGCTTATTACCGCCGCAAATATCGAAAGAATAGCCGACTAACATCAAAATTTAACTTCTGCTTGCAAaagcttttttataaaatatgaaaacaacGATTTTATACGGTGCCTTTTCATTATCAGCATTGAGAAGCCaaaatacaaagatttatttttaattttaggtaGAAATTACATAAGGCACGCAAAGTACgaataagagaaaataaattcacTTGCTTGTGTCTCTGCATCTTCTAGCGAGTAATCAAGAATTTAGCACgatgaaatatttaacaattattataaatcactaaaaaataatataatttgttgatttttttaaagaaacataatatttctaaaaaatatcagAATGACAAAGTGCTTCTaatatagcaaatatttttatttgaactactttttacaaattttataatttcaacatttttaatttatttaaaatgcgtcGAGTTAATTATGAAGAggaaatatcttttattctCAATTAATCTATCAAATAttctaaagtaattaaaattgatgaGTAGTCTTGAATAATGTTTATAGCTATTGGTTCATTAGTTGTTGTGTGTCGCacatcttttcttctttttcttgtttgCTCTAACTGTATACGTGTCCGGAGGTATTGTCATACGCGTAAGAAACACTACCCAGAGAAGGGGTGGCAAAGTAAACGCGCGCGGTAGAATAAACGAAAATGTACCcatacgagagaaagagaaaaagagaggaagggAGACGGGGAAAATATCACTATAGACGGTACCGAGGATCAATACGTCACGAACACGGTCACAACTATTCGTGCATGCACATGAGACTGCACACCGTGCAAACCATCATATACCGAGGTAATTCTTCTGCacattatatcataattatgtatagtcgtgagctaaaaggttgcaacacattttcttcgattgtttttgaaatgtagacttgctcatcaaacggcgaacgtcattggttcttacctgtggatccaaccaattaagcatcaaactatctaccatcaaagaaaatgtgttgcaaccttttagctcacgactatacatcgCCATACGAAACGGCTGACTTCGCATAGTACGTCAACATACGTAATAAGATTGATTGTTGCTTGTTATATGAAGTACATTTATATAATGCTCGATATATTGTACACGATAGATCAGAGATTGATGGtcactttttcttaaatttatttcaagatttatgatttttattgtcTTATATTTGATCCAGTAGAGAATTCTGGCGATGCTTGCAATTTGTATGTCAATAAATTATAGCACAAatctcttaataaaatttttttttccatacatTCGATAATCTAAAGAGATAGAGTCCTTAAACTACTTTATCTTCTTTATCGATGCAAAAACTGCAGGAAGCTTTCTTTTTATCGTgataaaaagaaagtatttaattatttttaaagaaacttaaaaGTCATTCGAATGTAATtcaatggaaaaatattaaacataactACTTTACAGATGTTTTAAAagtagaataaaatttgttttattgttatagaGTATAtgctttttctaaataaacaaatatatgaacgtaaaaaaagaaaaaaacaaattatgttaaaaaataaataaaaattcaattattaaattaataaaatgaaagaaaagggaaagaaagaaaaagagaaaaggggaGGAAAGAGttggttttatattttcaaaataatagattatatgttgataatcatattatttttctcgtcaatctttttatttttaaattaaatattgaaatgcatTGACACATACCACGAAAGtaactgaaaagaaaaaaagacatataacatataaaaaatactacaagtaatgaaagaaattgtaaagttgaaaataacttctgttatttagaaaaaatttattttcttataatattcaCTAATTACTTGAGAtcgttataaaaattctaacttGACATCCATTATAGATTTTTCGTTTTTAGTTCTCTCAAATCGCCtgcttaaaaagaaaaaaaaacatttaactcaaaaatttatatcttttacataattgttgtaaaaaaataatatttcattttttaaaatcttaatttacGTTTCATTTTCGTTCAAAATGTTAGTtaccatattttatatatatgtacagactatttattatattgtacttCCAGTAAGTTTTATCGTGAAACTCATTCCACAAGAGTTTGTACGATGCGGGTATACTAGTTGAAAAAATCTTCAACTTCCGCCAACTCTCTCACTCGTGCCTGTTGATGGGCCCAACGAGTCTCTGCTAGTTTGTCAGATAATCCCCATTTGTCATGATAAACGCGTTGACCGCAAGTTGGGCACTTCTTACCCCCTTAAGAACACAAggatttctttttaatctttctaTGACATAATATAATGtctagaataaaaattttatttttaccatggAATGGCGGAGTCTTCATATATGTCACGAGACATTTCAAATGAAAGAGATGACCACAATAAAGTCTTTCGGCGTGGAAATCTCCATTTTCGTCGGTTACAATATCTTCTGGATTTATTGGTAAACACGTTACTTTGCAATGTTGACAAGGTTCTTGCGGAAAAGCTTTCACGCTTCtgaacaatttataataaaattaaattaaattaaaaaaaattgtaatagataaaaatatacacatgtaagaataaaaattacttgatgAGAAAGGAAGCAACTGTGTTCAACGATGGTGATGGTGTGAACGGCTGTTGTTTCCTCACTGGTGGCTCGACACATTGCCTTGCTAATTCCCTTCCTTGTCCAACTAGATAGCGATTGAACAGAGGTGGGAAATTCGTATCAACATCACTGAAACTGTAAATAAATCATGTATGTTAGTCATTTTGTTACGACCATgttaattttatagacaaaaattgAACGTACATTACACAATTGGTGGGATAATTATCTGGTACTTCAAGCTTGgtcttgaaataatataaacctTGATGCAGTGTTACATTAATGCAAGAATTCTTctgttttaactttaattcatcCTTATCCCCTAAAAGCTTTTTCAACATTGATATTTCTTCATAGCAGCAGATGAGAGGATTTTCCTCAATGAAATTCCTGATAAACTTTAAAACTGGCAATATCTGCAAATACAAGAAGTCATTATATTGAATCTGTATGGCTATTAAATACGAATCTAAGTATAAACCTGCGCTTTGTTCAGAAAACGCTTGCACTCTTTTTCGCAAACTTCTGCTAGTCCGTCAAGCAACTTTGCAGACAGAGTTTTGCTCTTTAACTCGACAAACAACGGCGAAGCAGGATAATTTTCTTGGAACTGGATACATACAACGAGTTGTTTGAACGGCGTTTTtctgcaatgaaaaaaaatgacaaataacAATAGTGAGAAACGATTTTGCCACTGTGATGAAAGTATGATATGGAGTTTCCTTACGTTATTTCGACACGGACCATGCTCCGTACACAAGAGACGAGGCGGCTTCCGTCGATGACATTGTGGCACAGCTGTGATACTTCTTGCAATTCATCGTCGATAAATCCCATGAGCAAGTGAGATCGTATTATGAAGAGATCCTCGATTTTTGAtaactaaataaaaacaatCAGAAAATTGACATAATCATGGTACGGCATAACCTTCAGGTCACGATCCAATGAGTCGAATTGCgtagtaaataataaactacGATCGACTTTTACATTGACACGTTGCGATATTAATCAAGCGATCACTTTTTGATCGATCTTCTATTCTCTTCGACGTTTTCTTGCAAAAGATCGCAAGCTTGGAAGCCGACTAAACCTACAtaaaaatacacacatacacacacgcacgcacgcaaacacacacacgcacacacgaacacacacgaacacgcgcgcgcgcacacacacaacacacacaagTATTTCGAAATGTAATACCGCCTAGAAATGTCACGTGATACTGTTGTGTACTATTTAGGAAGTGATTGAAAAGTGAAGAATAGCGTGTTTTATTAGCCCGAAGGATGAGTTgattagaaaaacaaaaaaaaatataaatataataaatcggattaacaaaaatttttattcttatttcgtATTGttcaatattcttttaatagaaGATGAAAGTTTGAATTATGCTGTATATTTCAAGATCATGTCTACATTATTTACTgtatttatctatatataatcTCTTTTCATTATAgacaataatattacatatagatACAAACAGTATAAATTGAATATctcaatatatgaaaaaatatataagttatataattgttcatatatttgactttaaaataaatatacatatgatatattaaaagtaaaaagatggaatataattttca
The DNA window shown above is from Solenopsis invicta isolate M01_SB chromosome 10, UNIL_Sinv_3.0, whole genome shotgun sequence and carries:
- the LOC105197822 gene encoding uncharacterized protein LOC105197822; the protein is MGFIDDELQEVSQLCHNVIDGSRLVSCVRSMVRVEITKTPFKQLVVCIQFQENYPASPLFVELKSKTLSAKLLDGLAEVCEKECKRFLNKAQILPVLKFIRNFIEENPLICCYEEISMLKKLLGDKDELKLKQKNSCINVTLHQGLYYFKTKLEVPDNYPTNCVIFSDVDTNFPPLFNRYLVGQGRELARQCVEPPVRKQQPFTPSPSLNTVASFLIKSVKAFPQEPCQHCKVTCLPINPEDIVTDENGDFHAERLYCGHLFHLKCLVTYMKTPPFHGGKKCPTCGQRVYHDKWGLSDKLAETRWAHQQARVRELAEVEDFFN